One segment of Qipengyuania gaetbuli DNA contains the following:
- a CDS encoding nuclear transport factor 2 family protein yields the protein MRVQPKVTFFVVAMPLLFGLSSPSIAQESRWGSPDEDDVKFMIAAAAKWSDAQCSPQEGMQDIIADDFQGTFTSGQRFGKNEAITTDPVKASLSRDCQIGEVKVRFFGNSYAVAYGAENRMRKDLEGNEAKRCQIWTDTWLKRDGRWQIIASHDTVVSCS from the coding sequence ATGAGAGTACAACCAAAAGTCACTTTCTTTGTCGTTGCAATGCCACTCCTTTTTGGACTTTCCTCACCTAGCATCGCCCAGGAATCCCGATGGGGTTCCCCAGATGAAGACGATGTCAAGTTCATGATTGCAGCGGCTGCGAAATGGTCCGATGCACAATGTAGCCCTCAAGAGGGAATGCAAGACATCATTGCCGACGACTTTCAAGGCACGTTCACGAGCGGCCAGCGCTTCGGAAAGAATGAAGCAATTACGACTGATCCGGTCAAAGCAAGTTTGTCCCGTGATTGCCAAATCGGCGAAGTAAAGGTGCGGTTCTTTGGCAACTCCTATGCCGTAGCTTACGGTGCGGAAAACCGGATGCGCAAAGACCTCGAAGGCAACGAGGCAAAGCGATGCCAAATCTGGACCGACACATGGCTAAAGCGTGATGGGCGGTGGCAAATCATTGCGTCTCACGACACCGTTGTCTCGTGCTCCTAG